In one Syngnathus typhle isolate RoL2023-S1 ecotype Sweden unplaced genomic scaffold, RoL_Styp_1.0 HiC_scaffold_94, whole genome shotgun sequence genomic region, the following are encoded:
- the LOC133148451 gene encoding small ribosomal subunit protein uS12m-like produces the protein MTSYQVMSLLRGLGTTALTTFFQASQQAGTRVRLPGLRPMATLNQMHRQSKPKAVAKALGATFGRPQIQAVVLKTMIRKPKKPNSANRKCARVRLANGKEAVAFIPGEGHNLQEHNVVLVQGGRTQDLPGVKLTVVRGKYDCAHVVKKKQ, from the exons ATGACGTCATACCAAG TGATGTCACTGTTGCGAGGTTTGGGTACGACGGCGCTCACGACCTTCTTTCAAG cATCCCAGCAGGCCGGAACACGGGTACGCCTCCCAGGGCTTCGCCCCATGGCCACCCTTAACCAGATGCACCGGCAGAGCAAGCCCAAGGCGGTAGCCAAAGCGCTGGGCGCCACCTTTGGCCGCCCGCAGATCCAGGCGGTAGTCCTCAAGACCATGATCCGCAAGCCCAAAAAACCCAACTCGGCTAACAGGAAGTGCGCCCGCGTGCGCCTGGCCAACGGCAAGGAGGCAGTGGCCTTCATCCCAGGCGAGGGCCACAACCTGCAGGAGCACAACGTGGTCCTGGTGCAGGGTGGACGCACGCAAGACCTGCCCGGCGTCAAGCTCACCGTCGTCCGGGGCAAATACGACTGCGCGCACGTTGTCAAGAAGAAACAGTGA